Within the Desulfobacterales bacterium genome, the region CCGCTGGTCAACCTTTTCGCTGATCCAATCCTTGAGCTTGCCGACATATTGTTTTATTTCTTCTTTTTTCTTTTGGCCATCCCCTTCCGACAAATCCTTGTCCTTCAACAGTTGCCGCGCGATCCGCTCGATTTCCTCCTCTGCCGTCACAACCGCTTCTTGCCATTTTGACGTATATCGTTTGGCATAGTCGGCAATCGTCGTGCCGCCGCGTCTGAGCATTTGGGACAATAGGTCGGTAAGCACCTCGCTATCGTTTTGCCGTTTGTCCTTGGAAAGCAATTGAGACAGAATCTGAACGGTAATATCCTGACCCGTTTGATTGTCCAGAATGCTGACCGACTCGCCGGAACGAATCAAGTCGGCGAGCTGTTCCATGGAAATATATTGTTTGTCCATCGTATCGTAGAGTTTTCTGTTGGCATATTTTTTTATTTTTCGCATGGTTTCAGACTCCTTTCGACGGTATAAAAGATCATGGGGGGATTTCTGAATTTCTTTAATTCAGACTATAACGCGTTGCGTCATTTAGTCAAGTCTTAATCGGGGAGAGGTGATGATCCCATTTCAAAATCGGCTGTTATAACCTTCCTTTTTTCAAGATGGCAATCAGAAGCCAAATGCCCATAAGGGCCGCCGCCAGAAAACCGATGATGCCGATAAGCGAAATGCCGAAAATAAACGGAGGGGTTTTAGAGATAACGATCAGGGCGGAACCCACGATCAGCGCTGCAATGATAATGGAAAAGGATATTCGGTTGCTTATCTGGTCGTGAGTGGACAGAATCTCTTCGAGCCCCTGATGCTCAATTTTTATTCCCAATCGTTGTTGCCGAATCATACGGATGATTTCCAGCAGTTCCCTGGGAAGTCTGTCGACAATACCGGTCAGATCCGAAAGCTGGCGCGACAGTTCCGAAATAAGCCGTTTCGGGGATAACTTTTCCAAGCGGACTTTCATCACAAAAGGCGCGGCCTGGGCCATAAGATCAAATTGGGGGTCGAGCTGGCGGGCGACCCCTTCCAGCGTCGTAAAGGTTTTTATCATCAGAAAGGTATCCGGCGCCATTCGCAGTTGGTGGTGATAAGCCACGGAGAGCATCTGCTGAAGGAATTTGCCGACTTCAATTTCCTTGAGCGGCTTGAAAAGGTGCTGCGCCATAAAATCGGCCATATCGTTTTCAAATTGCCGCAAATCGGGTTCATGTTCCCATTCGGTCAGCCTTAACAAGGCGCGAACAATTCGGGTTTCGTCATGCCGCACAATGCTGTCGATCAAATAGACAAATTCCTCACGGGTTTCCCGGTCGACCACGCCCACCATGCCGAAATCGAGCAGGCAAATGACATTATCCGGAAGAACGAAAATATTTCCGGGATGCGGATCAGCATGGAAAAATCCGTGAATCAGCACCTGCTCAAAAATTAAATCGGCACCACGGGCCACGATGAGCTTTCGGTCCAGACCTTCAGCGTCCAATCGATCAAGGTGAGACACCTTTATTCCCGCCACATATTCCATGATAAGAACGTGAGAGGAGGAAAATTCGATATAGACTTTCGGCACATAAACAGTCGGATTATCCTTAAAATTTCTGGAAAACCGAGCGATATTGGCGGCTTCAACGGCATAATCGATTTCTTTTGACAAGGTACGCGCATAGGTCTCGACAATTTTAACGGGCCGGTGTTGGGCCATCTCCTCAATATGTCGTTCCATCAAGGTCGCCAAATGAAGCATGATCTCCAAATCGACTTCTATGGTTCGCTGAATACCTGGCCGTTGAACCTTGACCGCCACTTCTTCGCCTGTTTTTAATGTGCCTTTGTGCACTTGCCCGATGGAGGCCGAAGCGATGGCGACTTCCGAAATATTCAAAAATATGTCGGTCAACGGCACCTTGAGGTCGAATTCAATAATTTCTTTTATTGCATCAAACGGGGTCGGTGCTATTTCATCCTGAAGTTTGGACAGCTCCCTGACCAAGTCTGCCGGCAACAGATCGGGGCGTGTTGAGAGAATCTGGCCCAATTTGATGTAGGTCGGCCCCAATTCCTCCACGGCCAAGCGCATCCGTTCCGCTCGGGTGCGCTTTTCCTCCCGATCTCTTTGTTTCCGGGAGATGATTTGAATACCGATATCGATATATTGTTCCAGGTCAAGCCGATCGATCAGATCTCCGAATCCAAATTTAATTAAAATGGAGAGAATCTGACGGTAGCGATTCAGATGGCGGTAGGTTCGACCGATACCCCCGATTTTTCTGATACTCAGCATAAACGCTCACCCGATGATGAATCAATCGGCATATTGATTAAAGAAAAATTTATATCTTATTGAATCGATATAATATAACACGTTTTTGCCCTGTAAACGGATTGGTGTCAACGAAAATAAGCGTGATAAGGATAATACCCCCTATAATTATGGAGAAAGTTTTAGCCTGCGTCTGTCCGTCGTCGGCGTCGGGTGCTTGCCAAAGGGGTTGTTCAGCTAAACCGCTTTAATTTTTTGCCAATAAATGTTACTTGACGGACGACTGACCGCGTACATATTATGTTAACTAAAATATGATGATCCGTTATGCGTTGCGGTTGTGTTGATCACCAAACGCCGAATGCGGAATAAAAGAAAGGAAATAATTTCAATGCCGTTTTCAATTGCACTGGCCGGAAAGGGCGGCACCGGAAAAACAACCCTTGCCGGTATGCTTGTCAAGTATTTGGTTTCGAGAGGGAAAACACCTGTATTAGCCGTTGATGCG harbors:
- a CDS encoding polyhydroxyalkanoate synthesis regulator DNA-binding domain-containing protein is translated as MRKIKKYANRKLYDTMDKQYISMEQLADLIRSGESVSILDNQTGQDITVQILSQLLSKDKRQNDSEVLTDLLSQMLRRGGTTIADYAKRYTSKWQEAVVTAEEEIERIARQLLKDKDLSEGDGQKKKEEIKQYVGKLKDWISEKVDQRINDVLGMMNLASKDQVNRLAGEMTAIGARLEAIERLLKGPQPEKKDPKDETD
- a CDS encoding AarF/ABC1/UbiB kinase family protein, with translation MLSIRKIGGIGRTYRHLNRYRQILSILIKFGFGDLIDRLDLEQYIDIGIQIISRKQRDREEKRTRAERMRLAVEELGPTYIKLGQILSTRPDLLPADLVRELSKLQDEIAPTPFDAIKEIIEFDLKVPLTDIFLNISEVAIASASIGQVHKGTLKTGEEVAVKVQRPGIQRTIEVDLEIMLHLATLMERHIEEMAQHRPVKIVETYARTLSKEIDYAVEAANIARFSRNFKDNPTVYVPKVYIEFSSSHVLIMEYVAGIKVSHLDRLDAEGLDRKLIVARGADLIFEQVLIHGFFHADPHPGNIFVLPDNVICLLDFGMVGVVDRETREEFVYLIDSIVRHDETRIVRALLRLTEWEHEPDLRQFENDMADFMAQHLFKPLKEIEVGKFLQQMLSVAYHHQLRMAPDTFLMIKTFTTLEGVARQLDPQFDLMAQAAPFVMKVRLEKLSPKRLISELSRQLSDLTGIVDRLPRELLEIIRMIRQQRLGIKIEHQGLEEILSTHDQISNRISFSIIIAALIVGSALIVISKTPPFIFGISLIGIIGFLAAALMGIWLLIAILKKGRL